In Labrus bergylta chromosome 1, fLabBer1.1, whole genome shotgun sequence, one genomic interval encodes:
- the cisd2 gene encoding CDGSH iron-sulfur domain-containing protein 2: MVLETISRIIKVQLPAYLKRLPLPETITGFARLTVSEWLRLLPLLGILALLGYLTIRPFLPKKKKQRDCLINLKIQKENPKVVNEIDIEDLNSANVCYCRCWRSKTFPVCDKSHLKHNELTGDNVGPLILKKKIL, encoded by the exons ATGGTTTTAGAAACTATTTCAAGGATAATTAAAGTCCAGCTACCAGCATACCTAAAAAGGCTTCCGCTTCCGGAGACGATCACCGGGTTTGCAAGGTTAacag TATCTGAGTGGCTCCGGTTGCTGCCTCTCCTGGGTATCCTGGCTCTGCTCGGCTACCTGACCATCCGCCCATTCCTgcccaagaagaagaagcagagagacTGCCTGATCAACCTGAAGATCCAGAAAGAGAACCCAAAAGTGGTCAACGAGATAGACATCGAAGACCTGAACAGTGCAAATGTGTGTTACTGTCGCTGCTGGCGCTCCAAAACT TTTCCTGTTTGTGACAAGTCACACTTAAAGCACAACGAGCTAACTGGAGACAACGTGGGACCGCTCATTCTCAAAAAGAAGATACTGTGA